In Natronomonas halophila, one DNA window encodes the following:
- the pstB gene encoding phosphate ABC transporter ATP-binding protein PstB codes for MSSDNTFTETESTSESESLADSPVAGLEEAGRDGTGRTIVEAENISVWYDETQALNDISMEIPEQQVTALIGPSGCGKSTFLRCINRMNDLIDAARVEGNLRLYDKNVYDDDVDPVALRRKVGMVFQKPNPFPKSIRDNVAYGLKIQGYEGDIDERVEEALKSAALWDEVKDQLDSSGLDLSGGQQQRLCIARAIAADPEVILMDEPASALDPVATSKIEDLIDDLAEEYTVVIVTHNMQQAARISDKTAVFLTGGELVEFDDTDKVFENPSSQRVEDYITGKFG; via the coding sequence ATGAGTTCGGACAACACGTTCACCGAGACGGAATCGACGTCGGAATCGGAATCGCTCGCCGACTCCCCCGTCGCAGGCCTCGAAGAGGCGGGGCGTGACGGCACCGGCAGAACGATCGTCGAAGCCGAGAACATCAGCGTCTGGTACGACGAGACGCAGGCGCTCAACGACATCTCGATGGAGATACCCGAACAGCAGGTAACGGCCCTCATCGGCCCCTCCGGCTGTGGGAAATCGACGTTCCTCCGGTGTATCAACCGGATGAACGACCTCATCGACGCCGCCCGCGTCGAGGGGAACCTCCGACTGTACGACAAGAACGTCTACGACGACGACGTCGACCCGGTCGCCCTCCGACGGAAGGTCGGCATGGTGTTCCAGAAGCCGAACCCCTTCCCGAAATCCATCCGCGACAACGTCGCTTACGGCCTGAAAATTCAGGGCTACGAGGGCGACATCGACGAACGCGTCGAGGAGGCTCTGAAAAGCGCGGCGCTGTGGGACGAGGTCAAAGACCAGCTCGATTCCTCGGGGCTCGACCTCTCGGGCGGCCAACAACAGCGGCTCTGTATCGCGCGGGCCATCGCGGCGGACCCCGAAGTCATCCTGATGGACGAACCGGCCTCGGCGCTTGACCCGGTCGCGACCTCGAAAATCGAGGACCTCATCGACGACCTCGCGGAGGAGTACACGGTCGTTATCGTCACCCACAACATGCAGCAGGCGGCGCGTATCTCCGATAAGACGGCCGTCTTCCTCACCGGTGGCGAACTGGTGGAGTTCGACGACACCGACAAGGTCTTCGAGAACCCCTCCAGCCAGCGCGTCGAGGACTACATCACCGGGAAGTTCGGGTAA
- a CDS encoding zinc-dependent alcohol dehydrogenase family protein: protein MRAAIFESPEEIGIEEVPKPDIEDPTDAIVRVTHTAICGSDLWFYRGLSDREEGSRVGHEPMGIVEDVGDEVTSVKPGDRVFAPFVVSCGQCEFCRKGLHTSCVNGGSWSGDNGGAQGEYVRSPHADGTLVRVPDRHADDEDTLRSLLPLTDVMGTGHHAAVSAGVDEGDTCIVVGDGAVGLCGVLAARRLGAERIIAMGHHEDRLELAEEFGATETVAARGEEAVERAQDLTYGGANHVLECVGAASAMETAIEVCRPGGTVGYVGVPHGVDEEGLDVYSMFGDNITLRGGIAPVRAYAEELMADVLQGTLDPSPIFTKTVDLDGVPAGYRAMDEREAIKVLVKPQR from the coding sequence ATGCGTGCCGCCATCTTCGAATCACCGGAAGAAATCGGCATCGAGGAGGTACCGAAACCGGACATCGAGGACCCGACGGACGCCATCGTCCGGGTCACCCACACCGCGATCTGCGGGTCAGACCTCTGGTTCTACCGGGGCCTGAGCGACCGCGAGGAGGGTTCTCGCGTCGGCCACGAACCGATGGGCATCGTCGAAGACGTCGGCGACGAGGTTACCTCCGTCAAGCCGGGTGACCGCGTGTTCGCGCCCTTCGTCGTCAGTTGCGGGCAATGCGAGTTCTGCCGGAAGGGACTGCACACCTCGTGTGTCAACGGCGGGTCGTGGAGCGGCGACAACGGCGGCGCACAGGGTGAGTACGTCCGGTCGCCACATGCCGACGGCACGCTTGTTCGGGTGCCGGACCGACACGCCGACGACGAGGATACCCTGCGGTCGCTGCTGCCGCTGACCGACGTGATGGGGACGGGCCACCACGCGGCGGTCAGCGCGGGCGTCGACGAAGGCGACACCTGTATCGTCGTCGGCGACGGCGCGGTCGGCCTCTGTGGTGTGCTCGCGGCCCGCCGGCTCGGCGCCGAGCGCATCATCGCGATGGGCCACCACGAGGACCGACTCGAACTTGCCGAGGAGTTCGGCGCCACGGAGACGGTCGCTGCCCGCGGCGAAGAGGCTGTCGAGCGCGCGCAGGACCTCACCTACGGCGGCGCGAATCACGTACTGGAATGTGTCGGCGCGGCGTCGGCGATGGAGACGGCCATCGAGGTCTGTCGCCCCGGCGGCACCGTCGGCTACGTCGGCGTCCCCCACGGCGTCGACGAGGAAGGGCTGGACGTCTATTCGATGTTCGGCGACAACATCACGCTGCGGGGCGGCATCGCGCCGGTTCGGGCCTACGCCGAGGAGTTGATGGCCGACGTCCTGCAGGGGACGCTCGACCCGTCGCCGATTTTCACGAAGACGGTCGATTTGGACGGCGTTCCGGCGGGCTACCGCGCTATGGACGAACGTGAAGCCATCAAGGTGCTGGTGAAGCCACAGCGGTAG
- the phoU gene encoding phosphate signaling complex protein PhoU — MARKGFQEQLDELRENVLYMSEVVLERVRMGLRALESKDEDLAREVIEGDHEINELYLELEQDCIDLFALQQPVAGDLRFIAASFKIITDLERVADLATNLGDYTLQAERDLYPDVDIQGIGDRVVDMIDDSMEAYADKDVEACYEIDDRDDEIDALCERASSTVVRDLIETELGDDSSDEEIEDLMGEVSRLLLTIRDLERMGDHAVNIAARTLYMVDNSDELIY, encoded by the coding sequence ATGGCACGAAAGGGATTTCAGGAGCAACTCGACGAACTCCGGGAGAACGTCCTCTACATGAGCGAGGTCGTTCTCGAACGGGTTCGTATGGGATTGCGCGCGCTCGAATCGAAAGACGAAGACCTCGCCCGCGAAGTCATCGAGGGCGACCACGAGATCAACGAACTGTATCTGGAACTCGAACAGGACTGTATCGACCTCTTTGCCCTCCAGCAGCCGGTCGCGGGCGACCTCCGCTTTATCGCCGCCTCGTTCAAGATCATCACCGACCTCGAACGGGTCGCCGACCTCGCGACGAACCTCGGCGATTACACCCTGCAGGCCGAGCGGGACCTCTATCCCGACGTCGACATTCAGGGCATCGGTGACCGCGTCGTCGACATGATCGACGATTCGATGGAAGCCTACGCCGACAAGGACGTCGAGGCCTGCTACGAAATCGACGACCGCGACGACGAAATCGACGCGCTCTGTGAACGGGCCTCCAGTACCGTCGTCCGGGACCTCATCGAGACGGAACTGGGCGATGATTCCTCCGACGAGGAAATCGAGGACCTGATGGGCGAGGTTTCGCGCCTCCTGCTGACGATCCGGGACCTCGAACGGATGGGCGACCACGCCGTCAATATCGCCGCCCGCACTCTCTATATGGTCGACAACAGCGACGAACTAATTTACTGA
- a CDS encoding PaaI family thioesterase, producing the protein MEHYRKLERMYHDAPCNEGVEPTLSITGEGTAEVRIEADESQHHAAGAVHGSYYFKALDDATFFAANSIVEDVFVLTTDFHLQLTRPVSTGELVATAEVVNDHPKQLIADGVLRDGEGNQLARGTGTFLKSDVELGPDVGYE; encoded by the coding sequence ATGGAGCACTACCGGAAACTCGAACGGATGTACCACGATGCGCCCTGTAACGAGGGCGTCGAGCCGACCCTTTCGATTACGGGCGAGGGAACCGCCGAAGTGCGTATCGAAGCCGACGAGAGCCAACACCACGCCGCGGGCGCGGTTCACGGCTCCTATTACTTCAAGGCGCTCGACGACGCCACCTTCTTCGCCGCCAACTCCATCGTCGAGGACGTCTTCGTGCTGACGACCGATTTCCACCTCCAGTTGACCCGGCCGGTCTCGACGGGCGAACTCGTCGCGACCGCGGAAGTCGTCAACGACCACCCGAAACAACTCATCGCCGACGGCGTGCTACGCGACGGCGAGGGCAACCAGTTGGCCCGCGGCACCGGCACCTTCCTCAA
- a CDS encoding CDC48 family AAA ATPase → MNEVQLEVAKAYPNDSGRGIARLDPDTLLHLKLSPGDIIEIEGADTTAAKVWRADRQDWNTDTVRIDGFTRQNADVGIGERVTIRKAEATKADKLVLAPPEEASVQFGSDAAGMVKRQILKRPVVERDIVPVMSSTNHPFMRSPGQAIPLIAVETEPDGVCLITEDTEVELREEPISGFEKTGGGITYEDIGGLQNEIQRVREMVELPMKHPQIFKKLGIEPPAGVLLHGPPGTGKTLLAKAVANETSASFFSIAGPEIISKYYGESEQQLREIFEDATEESPSIIFIDELDSIAPKREDVTGEVERRVVAQLLTMMDGLEERGQVVVIAATNRVDSVDPALRRPGRFDREIEIGVPDETGRKEILQIHTRGMPLADDVSLDHMADETHGFVGADIESLTKEAAMKALRRYLPEIDLDEEDVPPSLIDRMIIKRSDFRGALNEVDPSAMREVLVELPKVSWDDVGGLTEPKEQVQESVEWPMNQPEKFDRFGIEPPAGVLLYGPPGTGKTLMAKAVANETNANFISVRGPQLLSKWVGESEKAIRQTFRKARQVSPTVIFFDELDSLAPGRGGETGSNVSERVVNQLLTELDGLEEMGEVMVIGATNRPDMIDPALIRSGRFDRLVMIGEPDVDGREQILRIHTEDMPLSPDVSLRELAEITGGYVGSDLESIAREAAIEALREDDDAEEVGMSHFRQALDSVRPTISDDIREYYEQIEEEFRGGGAEAGHRQGGGRIGFQ, encoded by the coding sequence ATGAACGAGGTTCAACTAGAGGTCGCGAAGGCCTACCCGAACGACTCGGGCCGGGGCATCGCGCGCCTCGACCCCGACACGCTTCTGCATCTGAAGCTGTCTCCGGGAGACATCATCGAAATTGAGGGTGCAGACACGACCGCGGCGAAGGTCTGGCGGGCCGACCGGCAGGACTGGAACACCGATACGGTCCGCATCGACGGGTTCACGCGCCAGAACGCCGATGTCGGTATCGGCGAGCGCGTGACGATTCGGAAGGCCGAGGCGACGAAAGCGGACAAACTCGTCCTCGCGCCGCCCGAGGAGGCGTCGGTCCAGTTCGGCTCCGACGCCGCCGGCATGGTCAAACGCCAGATTCTCAAGCGGCCGGTCGTCGAACGCGACATCGTACCCGTAATGAGTTCGACGAACCACCCGTTCATGCGGTCGCCCGGACAGGCGATTCCGCTCATCGCCGTCGAGACGGAACCGGACGGGGTCTGTCTCATCACCGAGGACACCGAGGTCGAACTCCGCGAGGAGCCAATCAGCGGCTTCGAGAAGACCGGTGGGGGAATTACCTACGAGGACATCGGCGGCCTGCAAAACGAGATTCAGCGGGTCCGCGAGATGGTCGAGTTGCCGATGAAACACCCCCAGATATTCAAGAAACTCGGCATCGAGCCGCCCGCGGGGGTGTTGCTCCACGGCCCGCCCGGGACCGGCAAGACCCTGCTGGCGAAGGCCGTCGCCAACGAGACGTCGGCGTCGTTCTTCTCCATCGCCGGCCCCGAGATTATCTCGAAGTACTACGGCGAATCCGAACAGCAACTCCGTGAAATCTTCGAGGACGCGACCGAGGAGTCACCGTCTATCATCTTCATCGACGAGTTGGACTCCATCGCGCCCAAACGCGAGGACGTCACCGGCGAGGTCGAACGCCGTGTCGTCGCCCAACTGCTGACGATGATGGACGGCCTCGAAGAGCGCGGGCAGGTCGTCGTCATCGCTGCGACCAACCGGGTCGACTCGGTCGACCCCGCGCTCCGCCGTCCCGGCCGCTTCGACCGCGAAATCGAAATCGGCGTCCCCGACGAGACCGGCCGCAAGGAAATCCTCCAGATTCACACCCGCGGGATGCCGCTGGCCGACGACGTCTCGCTGGACCACATGGCCGACGAGACCCACGGCTTCGTCGGTGCCGACATCGAGAGCCTAACCAAAGAAGCCGCGATGAAGGCCCTGCGGCGTTACCTCCCGGAAATCGACCTCGACGAGGAGGACGTTCCGCCGAGTCTCATCGACCGTATGATAATCAAGCGGTCGGACTTCCGCGGCGCGCTCAACGAGGTCGACCCCTCGGCGATGCGGGAGGTGCTGGTCGAACTCCCCAAGGTTTCCTGGGACGACGTCGGCGGCCTCACCGAACCCAAAGAGCAGGTACAGGAGTCCGTCGAGTGGCCGATGAACCAACCGGAGAAGTTCGACCGTTTCGGTATCGAACCGCCCGCGGGCGTCCTACTCTATGGCCCGCCCGGTACCGGGAAGACGCTGATGGCCAAGGCCGTCGCCAACGAGACCAACGCTAACTTCATCTCGGTGCGCGGCCCGCAACTCCTCTCGAAGTGGGTCGGCGAAAGCGAGAAGGCCATCCGCCAGACCTTCCGGAAGGCCCGGCAGGTTTCGCCGACGGTCATCTTCTTCGACGAGCTCGACAGCCTCGCGCCGGGCCGCGGCGGCGAAACCGGCTCGAACGTCTCCGAGCGGGTCGTCAACCAACTGTTGACCGAACTCGACGGCCTCGAGGAGATGGGCGAGGTGATGGTCATCGGTGCGACCAACCGCCCCGACATGATCGACCCCGCGCTCATCCGTTCCGGGCGGTTCGACCGCCTCGTCATGATCGGCGAACCCGACGTCGACGGCCGCGAGCAGATTCTCCGCATCCACACCGAGGACATGCCGCTGTCGCCGGACGTCAGCCTCCGTGAACTCGCCGAAATCACCGGTGGCTACGTCGGTTCGGACCTCGAATCCATCGCGCGAGAGGCGGCCATCGAGGCCCTCCGCGAGGACGACGACGCCGAGGAAGTCGGGATGAGCCACTTCCGGCAGGCGCTCGATTCGGTCCGCCCGACCATCTCCGACGACATCCGTGAGTACTACGAGCAGATCGAAGAGGAGTTCCGCGGCGGCGGTGCCGAGGCCGGACACCGGCAGGGCGGCGGCCGTATCGGTTTCCAATAG
- the radB gene encoding DNA repair and recombination protein RadB has product MSEPIPTGCETVDDLLNGGFERGTVTQIYGPPAAGKTNLALSAAIEVAADGGTALYIDTEGISVDRFEQLARAKAGEESVEDIASRVIITDALDFAEQQEAVKDAADFAEQADLVVLDSATGFYRLERHNEDEGDTLRQVASQVTHLLSLARRHDLAVVITNQVYSDPDSDSSRARPLGGHTLTHWSGTVLRLERFRAGNRRATLEKHRAKAAGETARFRITDSGLEGVEEEV; this is encoded by the coding sequence GTGAGCGAGCCGATTCCGACGGGGTGTGAAACCGTCGACGACCTCCTGAACGGCGGCTTCGAGCGGGGCACCGTCACACAGATTTACGGCCCGCCGGCCGCGGGCAAGACGAACCTCGCGCTGTCGGCAGCCATCGAAGTCGCCGCCGACGGCGGGACCGCCCTCTACATCGACACGGAGGGGATCTCCGTCGACCGCTTCGAGCAACTGGCCCGCGCGAAGGCCGGCGAGGAATCCGTTGAGGACATCGCTTCGCGGGTTATCATCACCGATGCCCTGGATTTCGCCGAACAGCAGGAGGCCGTCAAGGACGCCGCGGACTTCGCCGAACAGGCCGACCTCGTGGTCCTCGACAGCGCTACCGGCTTCTACCGACTGGAGCGGCACAACGAGGACGAAGGCGACACCCTCCGACAGGTCGCCAGTCAAGTGACCCACCTGCTGTCGCTGGCCCGCCGTCACGACCTCGCGGTCGTCATCACGAATCAGGTCTACTCGGACCCCGATTCGGACTCCTCGCGGGCGCGCCCGCTCGGCGGTCACACCCTGACCCACTGGTCGGGGACCGTCCTCCGACTCGAACGATTCCGGGCCGGCAACCGCCGCGCAACTCTCGAAAAACACCGCGCGAAAGCCGCCGGGGAGACGGCCCGGTTCCGTATCACCGACAGCGGCCTCGAAGGCGTCGAAGAAGAGGTCTGA
- the larC gene encoding nickel pincer cofactor biosynthesis protein LarC codes for MQTLAFDGRTGASGDMILGALVAAGANPDRLSVVEDVLDVEYRIGETTKNGIVATDVDVLVADEESDEGHAHEHSHDHEHGHSHDHDHTHDHSHDDGHAEGHGPHRTYAECRDLVGKMDLSEEVTADAQAVFRILGEAESRVHGTDLEATHFHEVGADDAIADIVGAALLFDDLDLDRIVTTPVSVGGGEVSMSHGVYPVPTPAVSYIVETASWEVEGGPIDEELLTPTGAALLAHFAEGVSSLPEMQIEASGYGAGTKSFAEYPNVLRATRGEAKAGLTRDGIRVLETNLDDATPEVLGGLQKRLTDAGARDVTILPATMKKSRPGHLIKVIVKPEDVQAVARRLAEETGTLGIRETAASHRWIADRRFETVELDIDGETYEITVKVASDEDGGVYDVSAEYDDALAVAEETDLAVREIVRRAEAAYLDE; via the coding sequence ATGCAGACGCTCGCCTTCGACGGCCGGACCGGCGCCAGCGGCGACATGATACTCGGCGCGCTGGTCGCGGCCGGCGCCAACCCCGACCGACTGTCGGTCGTCGAGGACGTCCTCGATGTCGAGTATCGTATCGGCGAAACCACGAAGAACGGTATCGTGGCGACGGACGTGGACGTGCTGGTGGCCGACGAAGAAAGCGACGAGGGACACGCCCACGAACACAGCCATGACCACGAGCATGGGCACAGTCACGACCACGACCATACTCACGACCACAGCCACGATGACGGCCACGCCGAGGGCCACGGTCCCCATCGGACCTACGCCGAGTGTCGTGACCTCGTCGGCAAGATGGACCTCTCCGAGGAAGTCACCGCGGACGCGCAGGCGGTCTTCCGCATCCTCGGCGAGGCCGAATCGCGCGTGCACGGCACCGACCTCGAAGCAACCCACTTCCACGAGGTCGGCGCCGACGACGCCATCGCCGACATCGTCGGCGCGGCGCTCCTGTTCGACGACCTGGACCTCGACCGCATCGTGACGACGCCCGTCTCCGTGGGTGGCGGCGAGGTGTCGATGAGCCACGGGGTCTATCCCGTACCGACGCCCGCCGTCTCCTACATCGTCGAGACGGCGTCGTGGGAGGTCGAAGGCGGCCCGATAGACGAAGAACTGCTGACGCCGACCGGCGCGGCACTGCTCGCCCACTTCGCCGAGGGCGTTTCCTCGCTGCCCGAGATGCAAATCGAGGCTTCAGGCTACGGTGCTGGCACCAAATCCTTCGCGGAGTACCCGAACGTCCTGCGAGCGACCCGCGGCGAGGCAAAAGCCGGCCTCACGCGCGACGGGATTCGCGTCCTAGAGACGAACCTCGACGACGCGACGCCCGAGGTTCTGGGTGGCCTCCAAAAGCGACTCACGGACGCCGGCGCACGCGATGTGACAATCCTTCCGGCAACGATGAAGAAATCCCGGCCGGGGCACCTCATCAAGGTCATCGTCAAACCCGAGGACGTGCAGGCGGTCGCGCGCCGCCTCGCCGAGGAAACGGGCACGCTCGGCATCCGCGAGACGGCAGCGAGTCACCGCTGGATTGCCGACCGGCGTTTCGAGACGGTCGAACTCGACATCGACGGCGAGACTTACGAGATTACCGTCAAAGTCGCGAGCGACGAAGACGGCGGCGTCTACGACGTCAGCGCGGAGTACGACGACGCCCTCGCGGTTGCGGAGGAAACGGACCTCGCAGTTAGAGAAATCGTCCGGCGGGCCGAAGCGGCGTATCTGGACGAATAA